One genomic segment of Nonomuraea coxensis DSM 45129 includes these proteins:
- a CDS encoding nucleotide sugar dehydrogenase, giving the protein MPLAKEAVAAGLRVVGVDVDPRKVEALTAARSYIDDLTDADLEHMLANGFTATLDESVLARSNTIVICVPTPLDEDHRPDLSAVEGASKAVARNLTKGTLVVLESTTWPGTTDELVRPLLEGSGLTAGEDFHLAFSPERIDPGNPKFGLRNTPKVVGGYTATCRDRATAFYGRFIEQVVPVSGTREAEMAKLLENTYRHVNIALVNEMAIFCDELGVNLWESIEAAATKPFGFQKFLPGPGVGGHCIPVDPSYLSYTVRKLGYPFRFVELAQEINERMPSYVVARVQRLLNRHKKAVNGAKVVMLGVTYKPDIADERETPALPVARALLELGADLSFADPYVKEWSVDGTPVPREEDLAEAVVDADVTLLLQQHAAFDLDMVEAKARLVLDTRGVLAEGERVERL; this is encoded by the coding sequence ATGCCGCTCGCCAAGGAGGCGGTCGCCGCTGGTCTGCGCGTCGTCGGTGTCGACGTCGACCCCCGCAAGGTCGAGGCGCTCACCGCCGCGCGGTCCTACATCGACGACCTGACCGACGCCGACCTTGAGCACATGCTGGCCAACGGTTTCACCGCCACGCTCGACGAGAGCGTGCTGGCCCGGAGCAACACCATCGTCATCTGCGTGCCGACGCCGCTGGACGAGGACCACCGCCCCGACCTCTCCGCGGTCGAGGGCGCCTCCAAGGCCGTCGCCCGCAACCTCACCAAGGGCACCCTCGTCGTGCTGGAGTCCACCACGTGGCCCGGCACCACCGACGAACTGGTCCGCCCCCTGCTGGAGGGCTCCGGCCTGACCGCCGGCGAGGACTTCCACCTGGCCTTCTCGCCCGAGCGCATCGACCCGGGCAACCCCAAGTTCGGCCTGCGCAACACCCCCAAGGTCGTCGGCGGCTACACCGCGACCTGCCGGGACCGCGCGACGGCGTTCTACGGCCGCTTCATCGAGCAGGTCGTGCCGGTCAGCGGCACCCGCGAGGCCGAGATGGCCAAGCTGCTGGAGAACACCTACCGGCACGTGAACATCGCCCTCGTCAACGAGATGGCGATCTTCTGCGACGAGCTCGGCGTCAACCTGTGGGAGTCGATCGAGGCGGCGGCGACCAAGCCGTTCGGCTTCCAGAAGTTCCTGCCGGGACCGGGCGTCGGCGGGCACTGCATCCCCGTCGACCCGTCCTACCTGTCCTACACGGTGCGCAAGCTCGGCTACCCGTTCCGGTTCGTGGAGCTGGCGCAGGAGATCAACGAGCGGATGCCGTCGTACGTGGTGGCGCGCGTCCAGCGATTGCTCAACCGGCATAAGAAGGCCGTGAACGGCGCCAAAGTCGTTATGCTCGGCGTCACCTACAAACCGGATATCGCGGACGAGAGGGAGACCCCGGCACTGCCGGTGGCCCGCGCGCTGCTCGAACTGGGCGCCGACCTCTCGTTCGCGGACCCGTACGTCAAGGAATGGTCGGTGGACGGCACCCCGGTGCCGCGTGAGGAGGATCTGGCCGAGGCCGTGGTCGACGCGGACGTGACGCTGCTGCTCCAGCAGCATGCCGCGTTCGATCTCGACATGGTCGAGGCTAAGGCCAGGCTCGTGCTCGACACCCGCGGCGTCCTCGCCGAGGGTGAACGCGTCGAGCGGCTGTAG
- a CDS encoding glycosyltransferase, with protein MHVLVMTVVHNPEDARILHRQIRALVDAGHEVTYAASFTGFGVVPRPWVNGVDLPRAAQRKRVAAVWAARRLFKRMRDKVDLVLIHDPELLFAVWGVRNRPPVVWDVHEDTPATLSLKPWLPSPLRPPVRFLARLLEGTAERHLHLLLAETAYAGRFKDAHPIVPNETWVPDSVTPPGDDRVVYLGWLSRARGVLEAVEVAKLLQPYRVAVELIGYADPQSRPVLNQAVTEGLLEWRDFMPNDEALKRLDGALAGLSLLHDEPNYRHSMPTKIVEYMAHGIPVITTPSPRAVELVERYDSGVVVPWQDPKAVAQAVLTLRDDVRERKAQGARGYAAARANHHWPNSAKRFVAQLEAWAGVKP; from the coding sequence GTGCACGTGCTCGTCATGACGGTGGTGCATAACCCCGAGGACGCGAGGATCCTGCATCGGCAGATCCGCGCGCTCGTGGATGCCGGTCATGAGGTCACGTATGCCGCCTCGTTCACCGGTTTCGGCGTCGTCCCGCGTCCCTGGGTCAACGGCGTCGATCTGCCCCGGGCCGCCCAGCGCAAGCGGGTCGCCGCCGTCTGGGCCGCGCGCCGGCTGTTCAAGCGCATGCGCGACAAGGTCGACCTGGTGCTGATCCATGACCCCGAACTGCTGTTCGCGGTGTGGGGCGTGCGCAACCGGCCGCCGGTCGTGTGGGACGTCCACGAGGACACCCCGGCCACGCTCTCGCTCAAGCCGTGGCTGCCCTCGCCGCTGCGCCCGCCGGTGCGTTTCCTCGCGCGCCTGCTCGAAGGCACCGCCGAGCGCCACCTGCACCTCCTGCTGGCCGAGACCGCGTACGCGGGCCGGTTCAAGGACGCCCACCCGATCGTGCCCAACGAGACCTGGGTGCCCGACTCCGTCACCCCGCCCGGCGACGACCGCGTGGTCTACCTCGGCTGGCTGTCGCGGGCACGGGGCGTCCTGGAGGCGGTCGAGGTGGCCAAGCTGCTGCAGCCGTACCGGGTGGCGGTGGAGCTCATCGGCTACGCCGACCCGCAGAGCCGTCCGGTGCTCAACCAGGCCGTGACCGAGGGCCTGCTGGAGTGGCGCGACTTCATGCCCAACGACGAGGCGCTGAAGCGGCTCGACGGCGCGCTCGCCGGGCTGTCGCTGCTGCACGACGAGCCCAACTACCGCCACTCGATGCCCACCAAGATCGTCGAGTACATGGCGCACGGCATCCCGGTCATCACCACCCCCTCGCCGCGCGCCGTGGAACTCGTCGAGCGCTACGACAGCGGCGTGGTCGTGCCCTGGCAGGACCCGAAGGCGGTGGCCCAGGCCGTGCTGACGCTCCGCGACGACGTACGCGAGCGCAAGGCGCAGGGCGCGCGCGGCTACGCGGCGGCCCGCGCCAACCACCACTGGCCCAACTCCGCCAAGCGCTTCGTCGCCCAGCTCGAAGCGTGGGCGGGGGTCAAGCCATAG
- a CDS encoding DUF4434 domain-containing protein — translation MRWLLFVVGVAILAVVAAVVIVLQPGPEQKVASVVRTTPGTPTPSADAPTPKVSEFTDDCGTFETKEKAPYAVTGYWITPKSNPCTWRTQLKEIHDVGGDTIIRIGYGLQFRTVSSSGEILTRDGELDSLYKGCREDGMSCHDAAERDLRKANPGNRIGRVYVYRTDESYGPDLFRCPEVEHTIRAGKRTYFRIITQPDGSDDSTCDFSAKGAPYDLILVAGAETDSLTQLLDLGDRFGMRVFPALPLAPRDPDTPIRANKKHLGTLTTLTRRILQDYGARVADRESLGGVYQPFEVQMSDTLASNPTLEVYADQHTIVEQELPGKPILISPYMDARKRVPFGQTPKQVAEAFKELAKTGVGIIAPQDSRGTGKVGLFWPDERRAEVDERLRPVVGEATYGTAYHGSTRDYYREMSLAREQMVQAGYQVDLWANVEAFEPSGEQPCAPQGTRGKTDKKRLDQAVTMTGRYVQKVVSYMWSDFMTCGQPSLEKEITADWRRPIAVDAIRHSRDIQDGVEVRGYNLKDGTVSVEWSGGVRDLVVSEVGWLDEDPLEELPEGMATAWVPFDWTQVPAGEWVRITVKGTEGLVSTEPLHVRITS, via the coding sequence ATGCGCTGGCTCCTCTTCGTCGTGGGCGTGGCGATCCTGGCCGTGGTGGCCGCCGTGGTCATCGTGCTGCAGCCCGGCCCCGAGCAGAAGGTCGCGTCCGTGGTGAGGACCACCCCGGGCACGCCCACTCCCTCCGCCGACGCCCCCACGCCCAAGGTGAGCGAGTTCACCGACGACTGTGGAACGTTCGAGACCAAGGAGAAGGCCCCCTACGCGGTCACCGGCTACTGGATCACCCCGAAGTCGAACCCCTGCACCTGGCGCACCCAGCTCAAGGAGATCCACGACGTCGGCGGCGACACCATCATCAGGATCGGCTACGGGCTGCAGTTCCGCACGGTCTCGTCCTCCGGGGAGATCCTGACGAGGGACGGCGAGCTGGACTCCCTCTACAAGGGCTGCCGCGAGGACGGCATGAGCTGCCACGACGCCGCCGAGCGCGACCTGAGGAAGGCCAACCCGGGCAACCGCATCGGCCGCGTCTACGTCTACCGCACCGACGAGTCGTACGGGCCCGACCTGTTCCGCTGCCCCGAGGTGGAGCACACGATCAGGGCCGGCAAGCGCACCTACTTCCGCATCATCACCCAGCCGGACGGCTCGGACGACTCCACCTGCGACTTCTCCGCCAAGGGCGCCCCCTACGACCTGATCCTCGTCGCCGGCGCCGAGACCGACAGCCTGACCCAGCTCCTCGACCTCGGCGACCGGTTCGGCATGCGCGTCTTCCCCGCGCTGCCGCTCGCGCCCCGCGACCCCGACACCCCGATCAGGGCCAACAAGAAGCACCTCGGCACGCTGACCACCCTCACCCGGCGGATCCTCCAGGACTACGGCGCTCGCGTCGCCGACCGTGAATCCCTGGGCGGCGTCTACCAGCCGTTCGAGGTGCAGATGTCGGACACGCTGGCCTCGAACCCGACGCTGGAGGTCTACGCCGACCAGCACACGATCGTCGAGCAGGAACTGCCGGGCAAGCCCATCCTCATCAGCCCCTACATGGACGCGCGCAAGCGGGTGCCGTTCGGCCAGACGCCCAAGCAGGTGGCGGAGGCGTTCAAGGAGCTGGCCAAGACCGGGGTCGGCATCATCGCGCCGCAGGACAGCCGCGGCACCGGCAAGGTGGGCCTGTTCTGGCCGGACGAGCGCCGCGCCGAGGTGGACGAGCGGCTGCGGCCGGTGGTCGGCGAGGCCACGTACGGCACCGCCTACCACGGCTCCACCCGCGACTACTACCGCGAGATGTCGCTGGCCCGCGAGCAGATGGTCCAGGCCGGCTACCAGGTGGACCTGTGGGCGAACGTGGAGGCGTTCGAGCCGTCCGGCGAGCAGCCGTGCGCCCCGCAGGGCACCCGCGGCAAGACCGACAAGAAACGCCTCGACCAGGCGGTCACCATGACCGGCCGGTACGTCCAGAAGGTCGTCTCCTACATGTGGAGCGACTTCATGACCTGCGGCCAGCCGTCGCTGGAGAAGGAGATCACCGCCGACTGGCGGCGGCCGATCGCCGTGGACGCCATCAGGCACTCGCGCGACATCCAGGACGGTGTCGAGGTGCGCGGCTACAACCTCAAGGACGGCACCGTCTCCGTCGAGTGGTCCGGCGGCGTGCGCGACCTGGTCGTCTCCGAGGTCGGCTGGCTGGACGAGGACCCGCTGGAGGAGCTGCCCGAGGGCATGGCGACGGCGTGGGTGCCGTTCGACTGGACTCAGGTGCCGGCCGGCGAATGGGTACGGATCACCGTCAAGGGGACAGAGGGCCTGGTCTCCACCGAGCCCCTGCACGTGCGGATCACGTCCTGA
- a CDS encoding NUDIX hydrolase: MVPSVPVSVDLVVLTVRNNALSALVWRRDNPPFLRRWSLSGGFIQLDEDLPDAARRILAERAGLPGAPVHLEQLQTYGYPDRDPRQRVLSVAYLGLAPDLPASEKAHMSWQPVDALTVMAFDHRRIMLDGVERARAKLEYTSLGAAFCAPEFTVADLRRVYEIVWGRPLDPRNFHRKVTKAEGFLVETGGTTTRDGGRPAKLYRRGPAELLHPPMLRSLKD, translated from the coding sequence ATGGTCCCGAGCGTGCCGGTCAGCGTCGACCTGGTGGTGCTCACCGTGCGCAACAACGCCCTGAGCGCCCTGGTCTGGCGCCGCGACAACCCGCCGTTCCTGCGGCGCTGGTCGTTGTCGGGCGGGTTCATCCAGCTCGACGAGGACCTTCCCGACGCCGCCCGGCGCATCCTGGCCGAGCGGGCCGGCCTGCCCGGCGCGCCGGTGCACCTGGAGCAGCTCCAGACCTACGGCTACCCCGACCGCGACCCGCGCCAGCGCGTGCTGAGCGTCGCCTACCTCGGCCTCGCCCCTGACCTGCCCGCCTCGGAGAAGGCCCACATGAGCTGGCAGCCGGTCGACGCCCTCACCGTCATGGCCTTCGACCACCGCCGCATCATGCTCGACGGCGTCGAGCGGGCCCGCGCCAAGCTGGAGTACACCTCGCTGGGCGCGGCCTTCTGCGCGCCCGAGTTCACGGTGGCGGACCTGCGGCGGGTCTACGAGATCGTCTGGGGCCGCCCGCTCGACCCGCGCAACTTCCACCGCAAGGTCACCAAGGCCGAGGGCTTCCTCGTCGAGACCGGCGGCACCACCACGCGCGACGGCGGCCGGCCCGCCAAGCTCTACCGGCGCGGGCCCGCCGAGCTGCTGCATCCGCCGATGCTGCGCTCGCTCAAGGATTAG